From a region of the Triticum aestivum cultivar Chinese Spring chromosome 7D, IWGSC CS RefSeq v2.1, whole genome shotgun sequence genome:
- the LOC123163646 gene encoding disease resistance protein RPM1 codes for MAETVILLAIQKIGIALANGAANQASALFVKYGTQLLKLQRGMDRVVRELRLMHEFLCQMDIRNRKKQAYEIWLGEVRKVAHLMEDMVDEYLYLVGQEHDVGFFFFLKNGFKKPRSLLSLNQIAFKVKEIEKDLSHLSETKTRWVLVNNEDTSSSDYIVKRSQELANISRCLEEEDLVGVDKKRELLQQWLAGDQLERSVIALLGMGGLGKTALAANVYRNVREKFQCHAWVSISQTYSREDVLRNIIKELSRDKDSVLSNTAGMDITCLQETLKKFLEQHKYLIILDDVWTPEVFNDLSRICIHNEKGSRLLITTRVSRVAALASQGCILTLEALPEDKARDLFCKKAFPRDTNYECPVKLKPLSNEISSKCKGLPLVIVLVGGLFLVHEKTVEEWRRINAQLNWELINNPGFDHIRNVFHLSFIYLPTHLKSCVLYCSLFPEDYIFKRKQLVRLWIAEGFVEERGECTLEEVAEGYLKELTDRNMLQLVKRNTFGRVKRFRMHDIIRDLAADLCKKNCFGVTYDDNCGLSIETNVRRLVLRKPKKDNHQPSGMHQLRTFITLDKIMPSLTLLPLLCKESRYMTVLELSGLPIEKIPDAIGDLFNLRHLGLRDTKVKVLPKSVENLCNLLTLDLYESDIHKLPSGIVKLKKLRHLFAVIVIDREGKLSKYGVCFPNGLGNLTNLQTLQALEVQEESLRHLGELRQMRSLRLCNVKGIYCGRISESLVQMPYLSFLDVIASDENEVLKLNVRVPSLQKLT; via the coding sequence ATGGCGGAGACTGTGATTCTTCTAGCCATTCAAAAGATTGGAATTGCCTTAGCAAATGGAGCGGCAAACCAGGCCAGTGCACTGTTTGTGAAGTACGGCACGCAACTACTAAAATTACAGCGCGGCATGGATCGTGTTGTGAGGGAGCTTCGTTTAATGCATGAATTTCTGTGTCAAATGGACATTCGAAACCGCAAGAAACAAGCATATGAGATCTGGTTGGGGGAGGTACGGAAAGTAGCACATCTGATGGAGGACATGGTGGATGAGTACTTGTATCTAGTTGGTCAGGAACATGATGTTGGCTTTTTCTTTTTCCTGAAGAATGGGTTCAAAAAGCCAAGATCTCTACTTTCTTTGAACCAGATAGCTTTTAAGGTGAAGGAAATAGAGAAAGACCTTTCACACCTGTCAGAGACAAAAACCCGTTGGGTTCTCGTGAACAATGAGGATACTAGCAGCTCGGACTACATTGTTAAGAGGTCCCAAGAGCTAGCAAACATTTCACGTTGCCTTGAGGAGGAAGATCTAGTGGGGGTCGACAAGAAAAGAGAATTACTTCAGCAGTGGTTGGCAGGTGATCAATTGGAACGCTCTGTGATAGCACTGCTTGGAATGGGAGGGCTTGGTAAAACAGCTTTAGCTGCAAATGTCTACAGGAATGTGAGGGAGAAATTTCAGTGCCATGCATGGGTCTCCATCTCTCAAACTTATTCTAGAGAAGATGTCTTGAGGAATATAATCAAGGAACTTTCTAGAGATAAAGACAGTGTTCTATCTAACACTGCGGGTATGGACATCACATGCCTTCAAGAGACGCTAAAGAAGTTTCTGGAGCAACACAAGTATTTGATCATTTTGGATGATGTTTGGACTCCAGAAGTATTTAATGATTTGTCTAGGATATGTATTCATAATGAGAAGGGCAGCCGGCTGCTAATCACAACAAGGGTAAGCCGTGTTGCTGCGCTTGCCTCTCAAGGGTGCATCTTAACACTCGAAGCTTTACCCGAAGACAAGGCACGGGATCTCTTTTGTAAGAAAGCCTTTCCAAGAGATACGAATTATGAATGTCCAGTGAAGTTGAAGCCTTTGTCTAATGAAATATCTAGCAAGTGCAAAGGATTGCCTCTTGTTATTGTGCTAGTTGGTGGCCTCTTCCTTGTGCATGAGAAAACTGTGGAAGAATGGAGAAGAATAAATGCCCAATTAAATTGGGAGCTGATTAATAATCCGGGGTTCGATCATATCAGGAATGTTTTTCATCTCAGCTTTATCTATCTTCCAACACATTTGAAAAGTTGTGTCCTGTACTGCAGCTTATTTCCAGAAGACTATATTTTCAAAAGGAAACAACTTGTACGGTTATGGATCGCAGAGGGGTTCGTCGAGGAGAGAGGTGAATGCACATTAGAAGAAGTGGCGGAGGGATATCTAAAGGAGTTGACTGACAGAAACATGCTACAACTTGTTAAGAGGAACACTTTTGGTAGGGTGAAGAGATTTAGAATGCACGACATCATTCGTGATTTGGCAGCTGATTTGTGCAAGAAGAACTGTTTTGGTGTTACATATGACGATAATTGTGGGTTGTCTATTGAGACAAATGTGCGTCGATTGGTACTACGCAAACCAAAGAAGGATAATCATCAGCCTTCGGGTATGCACCAACTTCGTACATTCATTACACTGGACAAAATCATGCCATCACTCACTCTACTACCTCTGCTATGTAAGGAGTCAAGATATATGACAGTGCTAGAACTAAGTGGTCTGCCCATTGAGAAGATTCCAGATGCTATCGGTGATCTTTTTAATCTCCGCCATTTGGGTTTACGTGATACAAAAGTGAAGGTTCTCCCGAAGTCTGTTGAGAATCTTTGCAATTTGTTAACACTGGACCTTTATGAATCTGACATACATAAGTTGCCCAGTGGGATTGTGAAACTAAAGAAGCTTAGGCACTTATTTGCTGTGATAGTAATTGATCGAGAAGGAAAATTGTCTAAATATGGTGTGTGTTTCCCCAATGGTCTTGGAAATCTAACAAACCTGCAGACGCTGCAGGCATTGGAAGTACAAGAGGAGTCTCTTAGACATTTAGGGGAGTTGAGACAAATGAGAAGCTTGAGGTTATGTAATGTGAAAGGAATTTATTGTGGGCGCATCAGTGAGTCTCTAGTTCAGATGCCGTATTTGTCCTTCCTAGATGTGATTGCAAGTGATGAGAACGAGGTTCTAAAGTTGAATGTCCGCGTGCCAAGCCTGCAAAAGCTAACTTAG